GAGGAAGTTCCCGATGAACCCTCCACAGTGACAACTGAGAACTTTCTGCAGTTGAGTTGCTTTATCTCAATGGATGTCAAGTATATGCAGAGTGGTCTAAAATCGGTTAGTTACTAACTACGaaatatagaatttatttattggtACTATTTATTGTTTAGAAAATGAAGGAGCAATTGGTGAAGAAATCGGAGACTTTGGGACGCGATGCTCAGTACACTAGAAACGTAAGTCGaccttaaaatatatatatattctttaaccAAATAAGTTTGTTGTTTGCAGTACTTGGTAAGCCGTCTACCGGCATATTTGACGGTCCAGTTTGTTCGCTTCCAATACAAAGGAAAGGAAGGAATTAATGCGAAGGTATTGAAGGATATTAAATTCCCGATAGACTTTGATGCCTTTGAGTTGTGCACTCCGGAGTTACAAAACAAGTTGTGTCCCATGCGCGCCAAATTTAAGGATCTTGAAGACAAGAAAATGGAAGTGGACGTTGTGAAGCCAAATGAAGCGAAGGAGGAGAAGAAGGACATCAAGTACGAGCAGTTTTGGTTCGATGACGACCTGGGAAGCAACAATTCCGGATACTACACCTTGCAGGCTGTGTTAACACATAAGGGCAGATCAAGTTCTTCTGGACATTATGTGGCCTGGGTGCGTTCTAGCGGCGACGTTTGGTTCAAATTCGATGACGATGACGTTTCGACTGTGACCTCTGAAGAGATTTTGCGGCTTTCTGGAGGCGGGGACTGGCATTCTGCGTACGTACTTCTTTATGCACCCAGACGCTTGGAaaagatataaaaaattgtgttAACGTCATGTATTGTTAATATAATAAACCAGAATAAAgtatcaaaatttaattttcgtataacttaaattttatttttatggagattaaaaattatatattcttaGGGATAAGTTGataaaattacaaaagaaacAGCTGATTTTAATTTGGAATAGGTTGAATTTTAGCAAATGGGATCCCTAGTCCACATTCCACTGGTTCAATTTATGTATACCTATCGCTGTTAGCTTGACATTcttgaataaaaacaaacagaatATAATATTAGGTTGTCTTATAATATTGTTAAAATTTGAAGTCAAAAAACTTGACAACACATTTAAATGGAGCAAACAGAATCAACAATAGAGGACAAGAGTGCAAAGGACGCAATTGCATTAAGACGGGAACTACGTCGCAAAAAGATTTTAGAGGCATCCAAATCACGGCTAGACAAACTGAATGGCAGAGCTACATCTATCGAAAAGGAAACGCTAGGTAACCTAAGTTTAATCAAATGCACATATTTATTGCACATTTGACATTACCCTTTCGACTTTATTTCAGAAGGCGAACCGACTACACCTGAACAATATTCCGACCCTGAGGTGGAACCTGATATTCCTATTAAAAGGAGCTTTCTGCCGGAACAACCAGCTCCTCCGCAACCCAATGGCTCAAACATATTAGTTAAAAGCCGGATTCACATTATTTTGGCAGCTGTTGTCGGCTTTGTACTAGCACTTTACACAAACAGCAGTGTTTTTGTGCCCGTCCTTCTTTTTGCGGTTCTGGAGTTTGTTTTCTTCCAATACCATAAAAGGGCGACATTACCATCAAATTTAGGTCCCATGCTAATCTTGCTAATGAATCCACAGATTGGAAACAGAGTTAAGCAATTTAGCAACATCTTTGTTATCCTTCAGTCCTTTTTAGGCGATCTTGCCATAACTGTTTGTGTTTTGTGCTTGGGCAGCATTATC
This region of Drosophila bipectinata strain 14024-0381.07 chromosome 2L, DbipHiC1v2, whole genome shotgun sequence genomic DNA includes:
- the l(2)SH0834 gene encoding uncharacterized protein l(2)SH0834 yields the protein MEQTESTIEDKSAKDAIALRRELRRKKILEASKSRLDKLNGRATSIEKETLEGEPTTPEQYSDPEVEPDIPIKRSFLPEQPAPPQPNGSNILVKSRIHIILAAVVGFVLALYTNSSVFVPVLLFAVLEFVFFQYHKRATLPSNLGPMLILLMNPQIGNRVKQFSNIFVILQSFLGDLAITVCVLCLGSIILLGVNTEVVTIVK